The following proteins come from a genomic window of Halomarina ordinaria:
- the lysS gene encoding lysine--tRNA ligase, with product MDDALASGYDAREEERGDVHRAFWADAVADEVEARDPEEPVVVKGGVSPSGVPHIGHLNEVMRGYFVAEALRDRGYEVRQVFTADDRDPLRAVPRTLATLDWEVVSLGDTENPGALGRNLGKPLTAISDPFGCCDSFGAHQTRLLERMAEAMGVPIDVVSNTAYYEAGEFEAVTREVLSKRERAREVLADYQDKVDETYVPFNPVCEDCGKLTETVTAVDLDAGTVDYVCTDMEAGGRTIEGCGHEGTATFREGKLPWRFEWPAQWKVLGVDFEPFGKDHAEGSWPSGERIAREVFDVEPPVPMVYEWFTYNGDALSSSKGNVITVDEVLSMLEVEVFRYFFTKPPKRARDFDVRTLDQLVDEFDRFEAAYYGEVEDAERTRAVAERAYPMVVDEAVDGEAGTARVRLPYTFAAVLGMTDDVDLREAMARRAGHVPDGTPGWAVETALARVECARTWAERTDNEYNYRLAEDLPDVEVSEAEAAALRRLADDIEAGATDDEAVQSAIYEAARENDVPVGEFFSLGYRLFLDEEQGPRLGPFLAALEREFVLRRLRREA from the coding sequence ATCGACGACGCCCTCGCGAGCGGCTACGACGCGCGCGAGGAGGAGCGCGGCGACGTCCACCGCGCGTTCTGGGCCGACGCCGTCGCCGACGAAGTCGAGGCCCGCGACCCCGAGGAGCCGGTCGTCGTGAAGGGCGGCGTCTCCCCCTCCGGCGTCCCCCACATCGGCCACCTCAACGAGGTGATGCGCGGCTACTTCGTCGCGGAGGCGCTGCGCGACCGCGGGTACGAGGTGAGACAGGTGTTCACCGCCGACGACCGCGACCCCCTCCGCGCGGTCCCCCGGACGCTCGCGACGCTCGACTGGGAGGTCGTCTCGCTCGGCGACACCGAGAACCCCGGCGCGCTGGGGCGGAACCTCGGCAAGCCCCTGACGGCCATCTCCGACCCCTTCGGCTGCTGTGACTCCTTCGGCGCCCACCAGACCCGCCTCCTGGAGCGGATGGCCGAGGCGATGGGCGTCCCCATCGACGTCGTCTCGAACACGGCGTACTACGAGGCCGGCGAGTTCGAGGCCGTCACCCGCGAGGTGCTCTCGAAGCGCGAACGCGCGCGCGAGGTGCTCGCCGACTACCAGGACAAGGTCGACGAGACGTACGTCCCGTTCAACCCCGTCTGCGAGGACTGCGGAAAGCTCACCGAGACGGTGACGGCCGTCGACCTCGACGCCGGCACCGTCGACTACGTCTGTACGGACATGGAAGCCGGCGGGCGCACCATCGAGGGCTGCGGTCACGAGGGGACGGCGACGTTCCGCGAGGGGAAGCTCCCCTGGCGCTTCGAGTGGCCCGCCCAGTGGAAGGTCCTCGGCGTCGACTTCGAACCGTTCGGCAAGGACCACGCGGAGGGCTCCTGGCCGAGCGGCGAGCGCATCGCCCGCGAGGTGTTCGACGTTGAGCCGCCCGTGCCGATGGTCTACGAGTGGTTCACCTACAACGGCGACGCGCTCTCCTCCTCGAAGGGGAACGTCATCACCGTCGACGAGGTGCTGTCGATGCTCGAAGTCGAGGTGTTCCGGTACTTCTTCACGAAGCCGCCGAAGCGCGCGCGCGACTTCGACGTCCGGACGCTCGACCAGCTCGTCGACGAGTTCGACCGCTTCGAGGCCGCCTACTACGGCGAGGTCGAGGACGCCGAGCGGACGCGCGCGGTCGCCGAGCGCGCCTACCCGATGGTCGTCGACGAGGCGGTCGACGGGGAGGCGGGGACGGCGCGCGTGCGCCTGCCGTACACCTTCGCGGCCGTCCTCGGGATGACCGACGACGTCGACCTGCGCGAGGCGATGGCCCGCCGGGCCGGGCACGTTCCCGACGGTACCCCGGGGTGGGCCGTCGAGACGGCGCTCGCGCGCGTCGAGTGCGCCCGGACGTGGGCCGAGCGCACCGACAACGAGTACAACTACCGCCTCGCCGAGGACCTGCCCGACGTCGAGGTGAGCGAGGCGGAGGCGGCCGCCCTCCGGCGACTGGCCGACGACATCGAGGCCGGGGCGACGGACGACGAGGCGGTCCAGTCGGCCATCTACGAGGCGGCCCGGGAGAACGACGTCCCCGTCGGGGAGTTCTTCTCGCTCGGCTACCGGCTGTTCCTCGACGAGGAACAGGGGCCGCGGCTGGGGCCGTTCCTCGCCGCGCTCGAACGCGAGTTCGTCCTGCGTCGCCTCCGACGCGAGGCGTAG
- the pyrH gene encoding UMP kinase encodes MRAVVSIGGSVLVPELDGERVAAYAEVVESLLGAGHELGLVVGGGRVARDYIRAGRVLGANEMALDQLGIGVTRLNARLLVAAMEGQAAPTPPEDYEEAAAVISRGDVPVMGGMVPGQTTDAVAAALAETVGADRLVYATSVPGVYSADPDENPDASRYEEISTDDLVDIIAEIDMSAGSNAPVDLLAAKIIQRSGTRTVVLDGDDPEAVRRAIDTGEHDGTEVVP; translated from the coding sequence ATGAGAGCAGTCGTTTCTATCGGGGGGAGCGTCCTCGTGCCGGAGCTCGACGGAGAACGGGTCGCAGCCTACGCCGAGGTGGTCGAATCGCTCCTCGGGGCCGGCCACGAACTCGGCCTCGTCGTCGGCGGCGGGCGCGTCGCGCGCGACTACATCCGCGCGGGGCGCGTCCTCGGCGCGAACGAGATGGCGCTCGACCAGCTCGGCATCGGCGTCACCCGGCTGAACGCCCGACTGCTCGTCGCGGCGATGGAGGGGCAGGCCGCGCCGACGCCCCCCGAGGACTACGAGGAGGCCGCCGCCGTCATCTCGCGTGGCGACGTCCCCGTGATGGGCGGGATGGTCCCCGGCCAGACGACGGACGCGGTGGCCGCCGCGCTCGCGGAGACGGTCGGCGCCGACCGCCTCGTCTACGCGACGAGCGTCCCCGGCGTCTACAGCGCCGACCCCGACGAGAACCCCGACGCCTCGCGCTACGAGGAGATATCGACCGACGACCTCGTCGACATCATCGCGGAGATAGACATGAGCGCGGGGAGCAACGCCCCCGTCGACCTGCTCGCGGCGAAGATCATCCAGCGCTCGGGCACCCGGACGGTCGTCCTCGACGGCGACGACCCCGAGGCCGTCCGTCGCGCCATCGACACGGGCGAACACGACGGGACGGAGGTCGTGCCGTGA
- a CDS encoding heme-binding protein, with translation MPRPPQTDEGWYALHDFRSVDWDAWRAASDDERERAVEEGVAYLETHEALDDVDGEEGATAVFSVLGHKADLLVFHLRPTTAALDTAERRFEGTALARFTDRASSYVSVTEASGYSESGRAYFEEGPEAVDAGLRRYIESRIRPSIPDAEHVCFYPMDKRREEPHNWYDLPFDERADLMSAHGDIGRGYAGKVSQIITGSLGFDDHEWGVTLFADDPTEIKHLLYEMRFDPSSSRYAEFGPFYFGRRIPPADLGALLAGAPVPTGEHAIGAPDDTLDADVDALGADVPDGSHVALVRSEAEHREVDSAVADLRESFDHYDSHRGTTVHEADGETAVVSAWETERAVDTAAGFLEDLPGVTGLTVGVVGGEAGDDGADERAVDTDADAVDDIRGELADLDIYAGKPHGEDVYALVLYSDADEATFVPEVDSLADGFDRYDTHVKTAVYAARERERLAVVSIWETQSAADTASGYLADLPGIVARAGEESGFGTMGMFYTTKPEYREEFVERFDAVGDLLADMEGHVETDLMVNVEAATDMFIASQWRAREDAMAFFRSDAFRDTVQWGRDVLADRPRHVFLA, from the coding sequence ATGCCGAGACCCCCCCAGACGGACGAGGGCTGGTACGCCCTCCACGACTTCCGGAGCGTAGACTGGGACGCGTGGCGGGCCGCGAGCGACGACGAGCGCGAACGGGCCGTCGAGGAGGGCGTCGCCTACCTCGAAACCCACGAGGCGCTCGACGACGTCGACGGCGAGGAGGGCGCCACCGCCGTCTTCTCGGTCCTCGGGCACAAGGCGGACCTGCTCGTCTTCCACCTGCGGCCGACGACGGCGGCCCTCGACACCGCCGAACGCCGCTTCGAGGGCACCGCACTCGCCCGGTTCACCGACCGCGCCTCGTCGTACGTCTCCGTGACGGAGGCCTCCGGGTACTCCGAGTCCGGCCGGGCGTACTTCGAGGAGGGGCCGGAGGCGGTCGACGCCGGCCTCCGCCGCTACATCGAGTCGCGCATCCGCCCGTCCATCCCCGACGCCGAACACGTCTGTTTCTACCCGATGGACAAGCGCCGCGAGGAACCGCACAACTGGTACGACCTCCCGTTCGACGAGCGCGCCGACCTCATGAGCGCGCACGGCGACATCGGGCGCGGCTACGCGGGAAAGGTCTCCCAGATAATCACCGGGAGCCTCGGGTTCGACGACCACGAGTGGGGCGTCACCCTCTTCGCCGACGACCCCACGGAGATAAAACACCTCCTCTACGAGATGCGCTTCGACCCCTCCTCCTCGCGCTACGCCGAGTTCGGCCCCTTCTACTTCGGCCGGCGCATTCCACCGGCGGACCTCGGTGCCCTGCTCGCCGGCGCCCCCGTCCCGACGGGCGAGCACGCCATCGGGGCCCCCGACGACACCCTCGACGCCGACGTCGACGCCCTCGGCGCGGACGTCCCCGACGGCTCGCACGTCGCGCTCGTGCGCTCCGAAGCGGAGCACCGGGAGGTCGATTCGGCCGTCGCCGACCTGCGCGAGAGCTTCGACCACTACGACAGCCACCGCGGGACGACCGTCCACGAGGCCGACGGCGAGACGGCCGTCGTCAGCGCGTGGGAGACCGAACGCGCCGTCGACACCGCCGCGGGCTTTCTGGAGGACCTCCCCGGTGTGACCGGCCTGACGGTCGGCGTCGTCGGCGGTGAGGCCGGTGACGACGGCGCGGACGAGCGTGCGGTCGACACCGACGCCGACGCGGTCGACGACATCCGTGGCGAACTCGCGGACCTCGACATCTACGCCGGCAAGCCCCACGGCGAGGACGTCTACGCGCTCGTGCTCTACTCCGACGCCGACGAGGCGACGTTCGTCCCCGAGGTGGACTCGCTGGCCGACGGCTTCGACCGCTACGATACGCACGTCAAGACGGCGGTGTACGCGGCCCGCGAGCGCGAGCGCCTCGCCGTCGTCAGCATCTGGGAGACCCAGAGCGCGGCCGACACCGCGAGCGGGTACCTCGCCGACCTCCCCGGCATCGTCGCCCGGGCGGGTGAGGAGTCCGGCTTCGGGACGATGGGGATGTTCTACACGACGAAACCGGAGTACCGCGAGGAGTTCGTCGAGCGCTTCGACGCCGTCGGCGACCTGCTCGCCGACATGGAGGGACACGTCGAGACGGACCTGATGGTGAACGTCGAGGCGGCGACCGACATGTTCATCGCGAGCCAGTGGCGCGCCCGCGAGGACGCCATGGCCTTCTTCCGGTCGGACGCCTTCCGCGACACCGTCCAGTGGGGCCGCGACGTGCTGGCCGACCGCCCGCGACACGTCTTCCTCGCCTGA
- a CDS encoding EamA family transporter, with amino-acid sequence MATREEVSGGETLGVALVVLSAVGFGTLAVLGEYAFAAGLNVTSVLALRFSIAAAVVWPVLFVARARSGDLDSLRLRGRTLVAAVLLGLVGYTGQSALFFLGLERLTAGMTTIVLYTYPVFVLALSVTLLGESLDARDALALPLSLGGVLLITGADPAGVDPRGVFTVLGAAAVYSVYIVVGRVALDSTDGVVLSAYVMPAAALSFLTFGTATGRLALPESALGWAAAVGIAVLATALAVSTFFAGLRRIGASRAGIVSTVEPAVAVVLGAFLLGEPVTVVTVVGGALVLVGVVLVQR; translated from the coding sequence ATGGCCACGCGCGAGGAGGTGTCCGGTGGGGAGACACTCGGCGTGGCCCTCGTCGTCCTCTCGGCGGTCGGCTTCGGGACGCTCGCCGTCCTCGGCGAGTACGCCTTCGCCGCCGGCCTGAACGTCACGTCCGTACTCGCGCTGCGCTTCTCGATAGCGGCCGCCGTCGTCTGGCCGGTCCTGTTCGTCGCCCGCGCGCGCAGCGGCGACCTCGACTCGCTGCGCCTGCGCGGTCGGACCCTCGTGGCCGCCGTCCTGCTCGGCCTCGTCGGCTACACCGGCCAGAGCGCGCTGTTCTTCCTCGGCCTCGAACGGCTCACGGCGGGGATGACGACCATCGTCCTCTACACCTACCCGGTGTTCGTCCTCGCCCTCTCGGTGACCCTCCTCGGCGAGTCGCTCGACGCGCGGGACGCGCTCGCGCTCCCCCTGTCGCTCGGTGGCGTCCTCCTCATCACCGGTGCGGACCCGGCGGGCGTCGACCCGCGCGGCGTGTTCACGGTCCTCGGTGCCGCCGCCGTCTACTCGGTGTACATCGTCGTCGGCCGCGTGGCGCTCGACTCGACCGACGGCGTCGTGTTGAGCGCCTACGTCATGCCGGCGGCCGCGCTCTCGTTTCTGACGTTCGGGACGGCGACCGGCCGACTCGCGCTCCCGGAGAGCGCCCTGGGCTGGGCGGCCGCCGTCGGCATCGCCGTGCTAGCGACCGCGCTCGCCGTCTCGACGTTCTTCGCCGGCCTCCGGCGCATCGGAGCGAGCCGTGCGGGTATCGTCAGCACCGTCGAACCGGCCGTCGCGGTCGTCCTCGGCGCGTTCCTGCTCGGCGAACCGGTCACCGTCGTCACCGTCGTCGGTGGGGCGCTCGTCCTGGTCGGCGTCGTCCTCGTCCAGCGGTGA
- a CDS encoding HVO_2922 family protein, which translates to MTERTRLTVDVDVSLDEERLSVVLDEIEEATTELATDGLAGEIRLTVDTEGTDGAAEPTPGGTSEEASAGTSTEDDEGPPNVENEAVRSFAALAEREAFEAPLVDSQTAFEVYEDRAGRWRWRLRHENGNIIADSGGSYASRTGAVRGIRSVKRNAPGAAVE; encoded by the coding sequence ATGACTGAACGGACGCGGCTCACCGTCGACGTCGACGTCTCGCTCGACGAGGAACGGCTGAGCGTCGTGCTCGACGAGATAGAGGAGGCAACGACGGAACTGGCGACCGACGGTCTCGCCGGGGAGATTCGTCTGACGGTCGACACCGAGGGCACCGACGGTGCGGCCGAGCCGACTCCCGGTGGGACGAGCGAGGAGGCGTCCGCGGGAACGTCGACGGAGGACGACGAGGGACCGCCGAACGTCGAGAACGAGGCGGTCCGCTCGTTCGCCGCGCTGGCCGAGCGCGAGGCGTTCGAGGCGCCGCTGGTCGACTCGCAGACGGCGTTCGAGGTGTACGAGGACCGTGCCGGCCGCTGGCGGTGGCGGCTCCGCCACGAGAACGGCAACATCATCGCCGACTCGGGTGGGAGTTACGCCTCGCGGACCGGGGCGGTCCGGGGCATCCGGAGCGTCAAGCGCAACGCGCCCGGCGCGGCCGTCGAGTGA
- a CDS encoding ribonuclease H — protein sequence MAAYGRPTLRDLFDESPTPHIAHPPRTHHRDYYVACDGSFRDGGGGLGVVIETRDGELVARRSLPDRVPDNNVAEYRALHLGLDLLAARAPSDARVGVLVDHDDLAANVNRATIATRQPALGPPHPYRVPSATRHHWRGIRARIAGFRELRAARIDSGENPAHSLANAPRQYAHVNREPARCVIPRESLADPDHTQIPPPSRADRHGGANASD from the coding sequence ATGGCCGCATACGGTCGGCCGACCCTGCGTGACCTGTTCGACGAGTCCCCCACACCGCACATCGCGCACCCCCCGCGCACGCACCACCGAGACTATTACGTCGCGTGCGACGGGTCGTTCCGCGACGGCGGCGGCGGACTGGGCGTCGTCATCGAGACCCGCGACGGCGAGCTCGTCGCTCGCCGGTCGCTCCCGGACCGGGTCCCGGACAACAACGTCGCCGAGTACCGCGCGCTCCACCTCGGGCTGGACCTGCTCGCCGCTCGCGCGCCGTCCGACGCCCGGGTGGGCGTCCTCGTCGACCACGACGACCTCGCCGCGAACGTCAACCGCGCGACCATCGCGACGCGCCAGCCGGCGCTCGGCCCGCCCCACCCCTACCGCGTGCCGTCGGCGACCCGCCACCACTGGCGGGGCATCCGCGCGCGCATCGCCGGGTTCCGCGAACTCCGCGCCGCGCGCATCGACAGCGGGGAGAACCCGGCGCACTCCCTCGCCAACGCGCCGAGACAGTACGCCCACGTCAACCGCGAACCGGCGCGCTGCGTCATCCCGAGGGAGAGCCTCGCCGACCCCGACCACACGCAGATCCCCCCGCCGTCGCGCGCCGACCGCCACGGGGGCGCGAACGCGAGCGACTGA
- a CDS encoding DMT family transporter: MRYRNLALFLVLAAVWGSAFMAIKAGLDLYGFPPVLFAAVRYDVAGVLMLGYAAYVLDDPLPRTRAQVADVAVGAVFLIAGYHTFLFVGEQNTTSAAAAVIVSLSPVLTTAIARAFLPSERLGTVGVAGLLLGLLGVGILSVRDPSNLLTAEVVGKLLVFTAALAFAFGSVLSRRLDSGLPIESMEAWSMLGGALLMHVLSLARGESLAPMVDAFTGPEALGALAALGYLSLAASALGFLIYFDLLDRLGPIEINLVSYVAPAFAAVTGYLFLDELITARTALGFLVILVGFALIKRTAIRAELRSMRARRSAAADD, encoded by the coding sequence GTGCGCTACCGAAACCTCGCGCTGTTCCTGGTCCTCGCGGCCGTCTGGGGCTCCGCGTTCATGGCCATCAAGGCCGGTCTCGACCTCTACGGGTTCCCACCGGTGCTGTTCGCGGCTGTCCGTTACGACGTCGCCGGCGTCCTCATGCTCGGGTACGCAGCGTACGTCCTCGACGACCCCCTCCCGCGGACCCGGGCGCAGGTCGCGGACGTCGCCGTCGGTGCCGTCTTCCTCATCGCGGGTTACCACACGTTCCTCTTCGTCGGCGAACAGAACACGACGAGCGCCGCCGCGGCGGTCATCGTCTCGCTCTCGCCGGTGCTCACCACCGCCATCGCCCGCGCGTTCCTCCCCAGCGAACGCCTCGGGACCGTCGGCGTCGCCGGCCTCCTGCTCGGCCTGCTCGGCGTCGGTATCCTCTCGGTACGGGACCCCTCGAACCTGCTGACGGCGGAGGTGGTCGGCAAACTGCTCGTCTTCACCGCGGCGCTGGCGTTCGCCTTCGGAAGCGTCCTCAGCCGCCGCCTCGACTCCGGCCTCCCCATCGAGTCGATGGAGGCGTGGTCGATGCTCGGCGGGGCGCTCCTGATGCACGTCCTGAGCCTCGCGCGCGGGGAGTCGCTCGCCCCGATGGTCGACGCCTTCACCGGGCCGGAGGCGCTGGGTGCGCTCGCGGCGCTCGGGTACCTCTCGCTCGCGGCGAGCGCGCTCGGCTTCCTCATCTACTTCGACCTGCTCGACCGACTGGGACCCATCGAGATCAACCTCGTCTCCTACGTCGCGCCCGCCTTCGCCGCCGTGACCGGCTACCTCTTCCTCGACGAACTCATCACGGCGCGGACCGCGCTCGGCTTCCTCGTCATCCTCGTCGGGTTCGCGCTCATCAAGCGGACGGCCATCCGCGCCGAACTGCGCTCGATGCGTGCGCGTCGCTCGGCGGCGGCCGACGACTAG
- a CDS encoding nitroreductase family protein, with translation MATTEVSERPETFEEVVRDRRSVHDYSDDPVDDATLDDLFDLVRYSPSGFNLQPWEFLVLRDDENRQALQECAGGQEHVTDAPAAIVVLGNTDPAAHADRVFDDWLDKGYIPDEETRDGLVEHVEGFRDRSAEENRVWTTRSTALAAMTLMHAARSLGLSTCPMEGFDADAVRNTFDVDDGYEPVMLLTLGYPAEGAADRENDRKFRRPVDEFVHHESFDA, from the coding sequence ATGGCAACCACAGAGGTCAGCGAGCGACCGGAGACGTTCGAGGAGGTGGTCCGCGACCGGCGGTCCGTCCACGACTACAGCGACGACCCGGTCGACGACGCGACCCTCGACGACCTGTTCGACCTCGTCCGCTACAGTCCCTCGGGGTTCAACCTCCAGCCGTGGGAGTTCCTCGTCCTGCGCGACGACGAGAACCGACAGGCGCTCCAGGAGTGCGCCGGCGGCCAGGAGCACGTCACCGACGCTCCCGCCGCTATCGTCGTCCTGGGCAACACCGACCCCGCGGCCCACGCCGACCGCGTCTTCGACGACTGGCTGGACAAGGGCTACATCCCCGACGAGGAGACCCGCGACGGCCTCGTCGAGCACGTCGAGGGGTTCCGCGACCGCTCGGCGGAGGAGAACCGCGTCTGGACGACCCGGAGCACGGCGCTCGCGGCGATGACGCTCATGCACGCCGCGCGCAGCCTCGGGCTCTCGACGTGCCCGATGGAGGGCTTCGACGCCGACGCCGTCCGGAACACCTTCGACGTCGACGACGGCTACGAACCGGTCATGCTCCTCACGCTCGGCTACCCCGCCGAGGGTGCCGCCGACCGCGAGAACGACCGGAAGTTCCGCCGTCCCGTCGACGAGTTCGTCCACCACGAGTCGTTCGACGCCTGA
- a CDS encoding helix-turn-helix domain-containing protein, whose protein sequence is MAHARLRVVLPEGTWIRDVSTDYPDAHVRVLAVLSRPSGGVGLVAVDAPDLDAVVGAMDDHEGVVTLDVIERDEDRALVRFETPDPLLAFASGAAGVPIEPPVDIVDGEATLSVTLPHERLPTLSASLDSFGLEHSVESVHHDTSAERPLTDRQHELVARAAALGYYDTPRACTLTALASEVGLAKSTVSEVLHRAEGALVDRYLREHPGTGR, encoded by the coding sequence ATGGCTCACGCTCGACTCCGCGTCGTCCTCCCCGAGGGAACGTGGATTCGCGACGTCTCGACCGACTACCCCGACGCCCACGTCCGCGTGCTCGCGGTGCTCTCTCGTCCCTCCGGCGGCGTCGGCCTCGTCGCCGTCGACGCACCCGACCTCGACGCCGTCGTGGGCGCGATGGACGACCACGAGGGCGTCGTCACGCTCGACGTAATCGAACGCGACGAGGACCGCGCGCTGGTCCGGTTCGAGACGCCGGACCCGCTGCTGGCGTTCGCGAGCGGCGCCGCCGGCGTCCCCATCGAACCGCCCGTCGACATCGTCGACGGGGAGGCGACGCTGTCGGTGACGCTGCCCCACGAACGCCTCCCGACGCTCTCGGCGTCGCTCGACAGTTTCGGCCTCGAGCACTCCGTCGAGTCGGTCCACCACGACACGAGCGCGGAACGACCGCTCACCGACCGCCAGCACGAACTGGTCGCGCGGGCGGCGGCGCTCGGCTACTACGACACGCCCCGGGCCTGCACGCTGACCGCACTCGCCTCCGAGGTCGGGTTGGCGAAGTCGACCGTCAGCGAGGTGCTCCACCGCGCCGAGGGGGCGCTCGTCGACCGGTACCTGCGCGAGCACCCCGGCACCGGGCGGTGA
- a CDS encoding MoaD/ThiS family protein, translating to METTDLRERSDDRGATTVNVRCTGHVRTALGTPRFEYTFEGSDLRAFLEALFDDHPELRELLIAETEADATAHGWARHEGPLPGTWRKNPEGEQTRAYARVLVNGRFNEHLDGLDTDLEEGDRVSLLFPFIYCC from the coding sequence ATGGAGACGACCGACCTCCGCGAACGCAGCGACGACCGGGGAGCGACCACGGTGAACGTGCGCTGTACCGGCCACGTCCGGACGGCGCTGGGGACGCCACGGTTCGAGTATACCTTCGAGGGGAGCGACCTGCGGGCGTTCCTGGAGGCGCTGTTCGACGACCACCCCGAGTTGCGTGAACTGCTCATCGCGGAGACCGAGGCCGACGCGACGGCCCACGGCTGGGCGCGCCACGAGGGACCGCTCCCGGGGACGTGGCGGAAGAACCCCGAGGGCGAACAGACCCGCGCCTACGCGCGCGTCCTCGTCAACGGCCGGTTCAACGAGCACCTCGACGGACTCGACACCGACCTCGAGGAGGGCGACCGGGTGTCGCTGCTCTTCCCGTTCATCTACTGCTGTTAG
- a CDS encoding universal stress protein, which yields MRHVLVPFDGSEPAERALDHVAAQFPDARVTLLTVIDPSAGFATGAGTPGTAEVWYESVRERAETNLAEARAEAEARGLRVDTVVETGRPAATIVDYAEKHGAESIVMGSHGRRGVSRLLLGSVAESVVRRSSVPVTVVP from the coding sequence ATGCGACACGTACTCGTCCCGTTCGACGGGTCGGAACCCGCCGAGCGGGCACTCGACCACGTCGCAGCGCAGTTCCCCGACGCGCGCGTCACCCTGTTGACCGTCATCGACCCGAGCGCGGGGTTCGCCACGGGAGCCGGCACACCGGGCACCGCCGAGGTGTGGTACGAGTCGGTCCGCGAGCGCGCGGAGACGAACCTCGCGGAGGCGCGCGCGGAGGCCGAGGCCCGTGGCCTGCGCGTCGACACCGTCGTCGAGACGGGGCGGCCCGCGGCGACCATCGTCGACTACGCCGAGAAACACGGCGCCGAGAGTATCGTCATGGGGAGTCACGGCCGCCGGGGCGTCTCGCGCCTCCTGCTCGGAAGCGTCGCCGAGTCGGTGGTCCGGCGCTCGTCCGTCCCGGTGACCGTCGTCCCGTAA